One genomic window of Stigmatella ashevillena includes the following:
- a CDS encoding beta-ketoacyl synthase N-terminal-like domain-containing protein yields MSDVMEKLVRGLSPEKRVSLAKMLLRSAGEAVPDQKTAEPIAIIGIGCRFPGGVNGPEAFWKLLREGVDAVKQVPSSRWDVDAYYDPDPAAPGKMYTRNGAFLEDADHFDSYHFGIPPRAAANLDPQHRLLLEVSWEALEHAGIAPQSIAGSKTGIFIGGSTGEYTQIVQAAKGAENIDATFLTGSLLTFATGRLSHFFDLQGPSLAVDTACSSSLVAVHLACQSLRTGESSMALVGGVNLILAPQGTITTCKARMLAVDGRCKTFDAEADGYGRGEGCGIIVLKRLSDAQKSGDNILAVIRGTATNQDGHSSDLTVPNGLAQQAVIRQALENAGLEPGQVDYVEAHGTGTALGDPIELRAIGAVFGKKQERERPLLVGSVKTNFGHLEYASGVAGLIKLALSLHHGEIPPHLHFKRGNPYIPWNELPVEIPTKLTPWKAQKEKRVGSVSSFGASGTNAHVVLEGAPKEGRQTADRERPVHVLGLSARNEASLKALAGRYAQYLASCGPVNLADVCHTANAGRAQFTHRLALVAESAEQLSQQLSLFAEGKPAEVMVGQAPRSGKAEVVFLFTGQGGQQEGMGRELYETQPTFRESLQKSDEVLKEVMKESLLEVLYGSKGQLMEQSSVAQPALFAVEYALAQLWMSWGVKPAAVMGHSLGEYVAACVAGMCTQEEGLRLVAARGRLMQQLPEAGEMVAVLTGEGKVREAVAPYAKSVSVAAVNGPEETVVSGRASEVEQVVSKLKAQGVECRKLKTTHAFHSPLMEPMLEEFEKEAKKVKWKRPEIELVSNVSGREAKGEEASQAEYWRRHVREPVKYWEGLKGLYERGNRVFVEVGPKPTLVNVGKRSLPKGEAEWVGSLKQGSNEWQQMLGSVAKLYVKGVGVDWAGFDQDYPRAKVALPTYPFQRERYWFDSLIPNSDVLVSFYRSVAQMVDVTTVQEGPSLRFATLRKAVPGFSWISLYKAKPEDMAGFQKFYDLAVEANREMSRTIFRGLPFPAFKRVLDIGCGHSADLIDLATKNSHLELHGCNISPDQIAVGRQRIRALGLDGRITLHYQDSSRDPFPSTYDLAIGFQVIHHIRNKADLFANISRSLRNGGYLVMAETISNMVTPIEHPESTTLFVPQGEWVELLARNQLRVVQAVEATQEIANFLYDPDFNENFERVTSDSDTVTKKHLHGIHMLGELLQRRLAAYLLFTVTKDESLDVETLRRINADRLSAPIPYETAFRQVQEGTFVLPTSVEDTGASGATSGASNFANVLLSTAPAQRGELLGSYLCEQVANLLKMPVAKLDPQQPLNSMGMDSLLSLELKHKIHAETGVDVPLDEVLQGASIAHLSAQLAERIGGSGKAAAAAGGRDWEEGEL; encoded by the coding sequence ATGAGTGATGTCATGGAGAAGTTGGTTCGTGGTCTTTCCCCTGAGAAGCGCGTGAGCCTGGCCAAGATGCTGCTTCGCTCCGCGGGCGAGGCCGTCCCGGATCAGAAGACGGCGGAGCCCATCGCCATCATTGGCATCGGCTGCCGCTTTCCGGGTGGGGTGAATGGGCCCGAGGCGTTCTGGAAGCTGCTGCGCGAGGGCGTGGATGCCGTCAAGCAGGTGCCGAGCAGCCGCTGGGATGTGGACGCGTATTATGATCCCGACCCTGCCGCCCCCGGGAAGATGTACACCCGGAATGGAGCGTTCCTGGAGGATGCGGATCACTTCGATTCCTACCACTTTGGGATTCCTCCCCGCGCCGCGGCCAACCTGGATCCGCAACACCGCCTGTTGCTCGAGGTGAGCTGGGAGGCACTGGAGCACGCGGGGATCGCGCCCCAGAGCATCGCGGGCAGCAAGACCGGCATCTTCATTGGTGGCTCCACCGGCGAGTACACCCAGATCGTGCAGGCGGCCAAGGGGGCGGAGAACATCGACGCCACCTTCCTCACGGGCAGCCTGCTCACGTTCGCCACCGGCCGTCTGTCGCACTTCTTCGATCTGCAAGGCCCCAGCCTCGCGGTCGATACGGCATGTTCCTCGTCACTCGTCGCGGTGCACCTGGCCTGTCAAAGCTTGCGGACAGGTGAGTCTTCGATGGCCCTCGTGGGAGGGGTGAACCTGATCCTGGCGCCCCAGGGGACGATCACGACCTGCAAGGCCCGCATGCTGGCCGTCGATGGCCGTTGCAAGACGTTCGACGCCGAGGCGGATGGCTACGGACGGGGCGAGGGGTGCGGAATCATCGTGCTCAAGCGTCTCTCCGATGCCCAGAAGAGCGGGGACAACATCCTGGCCGTCATTCGCGGCACGGCGACGAATCAGGACGGGCACAGCAGCGACCTCACGGTGCCCAATGGGCTCGCACAGCAGGCGGTGATCCGCCAGGCCCTGGAGAATGCCGGGCTCGAGCCGGGGCAGGTGGACTACGTGGAAGCCCACGGGACGGGCACTGCGCTGGGTGACCCCATCGAGCTGAGGGCCATCGGAGCCGTCTTTGGAAAGAAGCAGGAGCGGGAGCGGCCCCTGCTGGTGGGGTCCGTGAAGACCAACTTTGGCCACCTGGAGTACGCATCGGGCGTGGCCGGTTTGATCAAGCTGGCCCTCTCGCTGCACCACGGCGAGATCCCCCCCCATCTCCATTTCAAGCGGGGCAATCCCTACATTCCGTGGAACGAGCTGCCCGTGGAGATTCCCACGAAGCTGACCCCGTGGAAGGCGCAGAAGGAGAAGCGCGTCGGCAGCGTGAGTTCGTTTGGTGCCAGTGGAACGAACGCGCACGTGGTGCTGGAGGGGGCGCCGAAGGAAGGACGCCAGACGGCGGATCGTGAGCGCCCTGTGCACGTGCTGGGCCTGTCGGCACGCAATGAGGCGTCGCTGAAGGCCCTGGCGGGACGGTACGCGCAGTATCTGGCGTCATGCGGCCCCGTGAACCTGGCGGATGTGTGCCACACGGCAAACGCAGGCCGGGCCCAGTTCACTCACCGGCTGGCGCTGGTGGCGGAGTCCGCTGAGCAGCTGAGCCAGCAGTTGAGCCTGTTCGCTGAAGGGAAGCCCGCCGAGGTGATGGTGGGACAGGCGCCGCGCTCCGGCAAGGCGGAGGTGGTGTTCCTGTTCACGGGACAGGGAGGGCAGCAGGAGGGGATGGGGAGAGAGCTGTACGAGACGCAGCCGACGTTCCGGGAGAGCCTGCAGAAGAGCGACGAAGTGCTGAAAGAGGTGATGAAGGAGTCACTGCTGGAGGTGCTGTACGGAAGCAAGGGGCAGCTGATGGAGCAGAGCAGCGTGGCGCAGCCAGCGCTGTTCGCAGTGGAGTACGCACTGGCGCAGTTGTGGATGAGCTGGGGAGTGAAGCCAGCAGCGGTGATGGGGCACAGCCTGGGGGAGTACGTAGCGGCATGCGTGGCGGGAATGTGCACGCAGGAGGAGGGGCTGAGGCTGGTGGCGGCGCGAGGCCGGCTGATGCAGCAGTTGCCGGAGGCCGGGGAGATGGTGGCGGTGCTGACGGGGGAGGGGAAGGTGAGGGAGGCGGTGGCGCCGTACGCGAAGAGCGTGTCGGTGGCGGCGGTGAACGGCCCTGAGGAGACGGTGGTGTCGGGGAGGGCGTCGGAGGTGGAGCAGGTGGTGTCGAAGCTGAAGGCGCAGGGAGTGGAGTGCCGGAAGCTGAAGACGACGCATGCGTTCCACTCGCCGTTGATGGAGCCGATGCTGGAGGAGTTCGAGAAGGAAGCGAAGAAGGTGAAGTGGAAGAGGCCAGAGATAGAGCTGGTGTCGAACGTGAGCGGGAGGGAGGCGAAGGGGGAGGAGGCAAGCCAGGCGGAGTACTGGCGGAGGCACGTGAGAGAGCCGGTGAAGTACTGGGAAGGGCTGAAGGGGTTGTACGAGCGAGGCAACCGAGTGTTCGTGGAGGTAGGGCCGAAGCCGACGTTGGTGAACGTGGGGAAGAGGAGCCTGCCGAAGGGGGAGGCGGAGTGGGTGGGCTCGTTGAAGCAGGGGAGCAACGAGTGGCAGCAGATGTTGGGGAGCGTGGCGAAGCTGTACGTGAAGGGAGTGGGAGTGGACTGGGCGGGGTTCGACCAGGACTACCCGCGTGCGAAGGTGGCGCTGCCGACCTATCCCTTCCAGCGTGAGCGCTACTGGTTCGACTCGCTCATCCCCAACTCGGATGTCCTGGTGTCCTTCTACCGGTCCGTCGCTCAGATGGTGGATGTCACCACGGTTCAGGAAGGCCCCTCGCTGCGCTTCGCCACGCTCCGCAAGGCCGTTCCGGGCTTCTCGTGGATCTCGCTCTACAAGGCCAAGCCGGAGGACATGGCGGGCTTCCAGAAGTTCTACGATCTCGCCGTGGAGGCCAACCGTGAGATGTCCCGGACCATCTTCCGGGGGCTGCCCTTCCCGGCCTTCAAGCGCGTGCTCGATATCGGGTGTGGCCACTCGGCGGACCTCATCGACCTCGCGACGAAGAACTCGCACCTCGAGCTCCATGGCTGCAACATCTCGCCCGATCAGATCGCGGTAGGACGGCAGCGCATCCGCGCCTTGGGGCTCGATGGACGCATCACGCTGCATTACCAGGACAGCTCGCGGGATCCCTTCCCCTCGACTTATGACCTGGCCATCGGCTTCCAGGTCATCCATCACATCCGGAACAAGGCGGACCTGTTCGCGAACATCAGCCGGAGCCTCCGCAACGGAGGGTATCTGGTCATGGCCGAGACCATCTCGAACATGGTCACTCCCATCGAGCACCCCGAGTCGACCACCCTCTTCGTGCCGCAAGGGGAGTGGGTCGAGCTCCTGGCACGCAACCAGCTCCGAGTGGTTCAGGCCGTTGAAGCCACCCAGGAGATTGCCAACTTCCTCTACGATCCCGACTTCAATGAGAACTTCGAGCGGGTGACGAGTGACTCGGATACCGTGACCAAGAAGCACCTGCACGGCATCCACATGCTCGGAGAGCTGCTGCAGCGCAGGCTGGCCGCCTACCTCCTGTTCACGGTGACGAAGGACGAGTCGCTGGATGTGGAGACCCTCCGGCGCATCAACGCCGATCGGCTCAGCGCGCCCATTCCCTACGAGACGGCTTTCCGTCAGGTTCAGGAAGGCACGTTCGTGTTGCCCACCTCCGTGGAAGACACGGGGGCATCAGGGGCCACTTCGGGGGCCAGTAACTTCGCCAACGTGCTGCTCAGCACGGCGCCCGCTCAGCGTGGCGAACTCCTTGGCAGCTACCTGTGCGAGCAGGTGGCCAACTTGCTGAAGATGCCGGTCGCCAAGCTGGATCCACAGCAGCCCTTGAACAGCATGGGGATGGACTCGCTGCTGTCGCTCGAGCTGAAGCACAAGATCCACGCCGAGACGGGCGTGGACGTGCCCCTGGATGAGGTGCTGCAGGGCGCGAGCATCGCGCACCTGTCGGCGCAGCTCGCAGAGCGGATCGGCGGGAGTGGCAAGGCGGCTGCGGCTGCCGGGGGCCGGGATTGGGAGGAAGGCGAGCTGTGA
- a CDS encoding type I polyketide synthase, giving the protein MSSPVEQHEHSARLARALVALEKMQAKLEASEREKREPVAIVGMACRFPGGGNDPKAFWDLLREGRDTIVEVPPDRWDLDAYYDPDPDALGKMYTRWGGFLKDVRLDELDARFYGIAPREVASMDPQHRLMLEVTWEALAHAGLVPERLANSLTGVFVGVMLNDYAQLQMKQADPALLDAYMALGNDSSFMAGRISYILGAQGPSMAVNTACSSSLVSVHLACQSLRSRECNLAIAGGVNVILAPDGHIVSSRLRSQSPNGRCKTFDAAADGYVRGEGCGVVVLKRLSDAIADGDPVLAVIRGGAVNHDGPSGGLTVPSGPAQEAVIRRALASAGVEPSQVSYVEAHGTATPLGDPIEIRALQRVFEEGRPQAQPLTIGSVKTNVGHLEAAAGIAGLIKVVLMLQHREIPPHLHLTKPTPAIPWNQLPIAIPTQLQSWAGGSGQRVAGVSSFGLSGINAHLIVEEAPPEQAQRRAAEPPAARSAYLLPLSARSEPALQELARSYQAFLADGGAGANLRLDDICYTASTRRSHYEHRLAVAGSTREALVDHLGAFLKGEPRPAFSYREASLRRPKVVFVFSGQGSQWPHMGRELLRASPVFRKALEECDRAFRAHVDWSLLEQLAADESSSRMADIDVLQPVLFAVSVALAAQWRSWGIEPDAVVGHSMGEVAAAYVAGVLSLEDAARVICLRSALLRRVRGQGTMALAEISLAQARTELKGYEDRLSIAASNSPTSTVLAGEPQALQEVMANLQRQNIFCRNVKVDVASHSPQVEPLLAELRALLKELRPKAASVPVYSTVTGKPTDGTDWDAAYWQRNLREPVLFSPVIEQLLSNQHHVFLELSPHPILLQSVERTARAAQQAGIVLPSLRRDEAEVEVMLQALGALHTAGHPIDWRAHYPESRQSIPLPAYPWQRSRFWVDLKRAADFRPTVSHSERSRPAARERALEADAAHPDHADGTPSRFYDDSVERERVIKPDEVYLTFGILRQQIPGFSWIMSVYGLSEREEHTEALLNAQRGLRSVLFRGVDWSSVQKVLDFGCGYASDLISLGKKHPHLTLHGYTISSEQAAIDAERIHARGLQDRIRVFARDSAKDEFPDRYDLIFGFEVVTHIADKVALFSNISRNLQNGGFLLLADFIANSVSAINVQETASYNVNAEEWAELLSRHNLRVVESVDISLEASHFLEDPGFDGHLDIVSKRFGLTELVRRNFDAMRNFGKALEKGLMSYALIIIQKDDFANRPYLKRANRAKLGALTPLTAFEDGGAWAAPSEGADLENVAPHALREWVYEVAWPEKKHAPRQEGASAPGRWLLLADRHGLGDALASRLREQGEFCTVLWAGGDASAPGQLSVNPEDPADWQRVLSQLESEGPFRNVVHLWSLDSGGNAAPSVTVLDETLRLGCGSLPLLVQRLCRGAGQTAKLWLVTRGAQAVGKEAVSVAQAPLWGAGRVLALEHPEVWGGLVDLSPAAEKGELEALWQELRTPDGEDQIAYRGAKRHVARLVRSDVTAESPVTWRDDGAYLITGGLGALGLQVARWLVSKGARHLILASRSGLPDSDQWKSLPNESPFRSQVHAVQELQSMGASVQIVRCDVGEQAQVASLIEGIRQGPVPLVGIFHAAGVSTHRSWQETDPALFSSVFRPKAAGAWLLHEYTRDMPLSCFVMFSSASAVWGAQGMAAYAAANHALDALAHLRRSQGLAATSINWGRWTEGGMAGSEEAKRFFSQIGLEAMPTEAALAMLGRLAGSRAAQRVVASVDWSRFKPLQEAKRQRPFLENIKTAQPVQKEPAGGARSELLLRLEEAPSSRRRAILMEHVRVEVARVLGAEPSRLEPQQGFFQMGMNSLMSIELKKHLETSLRHGLPSTIAFEYPTVDAMTGFLAKEVPALSALLSAPSEEASQDAAVVDSDILDLLGEAGRLSESELSDLAHSFPGDGSHE; this is encoded by the coding sequence ATGAGCAGCCCCGTGGAACAGCACGAGCACAGTGCTCGCCTGGCGCGCGCGTTGGTGGCGCTGGAGAAGATGCAGGCCAAGCTCGAGGCAAGCGAGCGCGAGAAGAGAGAACCCGTGGCCATCGTCGGGATGGCGTGCCGGTTCCCTGGCGGAGGAAATGATCCGAAGGCGTTCTGGGACCTTCTGCGCGAGGGCCGGGACACCATCGTCGAGGTTCCTCCCGACCGGTGGGATCTCGATGCCTATTACGATCCGGATCCCGATGCCCTGGGGAAGATGTACACCCGCTGGGGCGGGTTCCTGAAGGACGTCCGGCTCGACGAGCTCGACGCCCGCTTCTACGGCATCGCGCCCAGGGAAGTGGCGAGCATGGATCCCCAGCATCGCCTGATGCTGGAGGTGACCTGGGAGGCGCTCGCCCATGCGGGGCTGGTGCCGGAGCGGCTCGCGAACAGCCTGACCGGCGTGTTCGTGGGGGTCATGCTCAATGACTACGCCCAGCTCCAGATGAAGCAGGCGGACCCGGCCCTGCTGGATGCCTATATGGCGCTCGGCAATGACTCCAGCTTCATGGCTGGACGCATTTCCTACATCCTGGGCGCTCAGGGGCCCAGCATGGCGGTCAACACCGCGTGCTCTTCATCGCTCGTGTCGGTCCACCTGGCCTGCCAGAGCTTGCGCTCCCGTGAGTGCAACCTGGCCATCGCGGGAGGGGTGAACGTCATCCTGGCGCCAGATGGACACATCGTGTCGTCCCGGCTCCGCTCGCAGTCTCCCAACGGGCGCTGCAAGACCTTCGACGCCGCCGCCGATGGCTATGTCCGCGGAGAGGGCTGTGGCGTCGTGGTGCTCAAGCGGCTCTCGGATGCCATCGCCGATGGCGATCCGGTGCTGGCCGTGATTCGCGGGGGCGCGGTGAACCACGATGGACCCAGCGGGGGCTTGACGGTCCCCAGTGGCCCTGCTCAGGAGGCGGTGATTCGCCGGGCACTCGCCAGCGCGGGCGTGGAGCCCTCCCAGGTCAGCTACGTCGAGGCCCACGGGACGGCCACGCCCCTGGGCGATCCCATCGAGATCCGGGCATTGCAGCGGGTCTTCGAGGAAGGGCGTCCCCAGGCCCAGCCGCTCACCATCGGTTCCGTCAAGACCAACGTCGGGCACTTGGAGGCGGCGGCTGGAATCGCGGGCTTGATCAAGGTGGTGCTGATGCTTCAGCACCGCGAGATTCCGCCCCATCTCCACCTGACAAAGCCCACCCCGGCCATTCCCTGGAATCAGCTGCCCATCGCGATTCCCACTCAGTTGCAGTCTTGGGCCGGTGGCTCCGGACAGCGTGTTGCGGGCGTCAGTTCTTTTGGCCTGAGTGGTATCAACGCACACCTCATCGTCGAAGAAGCGCCGCCGGAGCAAGCCCAGCGGCGCGCCGCGGAACCTCCCGCGGCACGCTCGGCCTATCTCCTGCCGTTGTCGGCGCGCAGTGAACCGGCGCTGCAAGAGCTTGCCCGCTCCTATCAGGCCTTTCTGGCCGATGGCGGAGCAGGCGCGAACCTTCGGCTCGATGACATCTGCTACACGGCCAGCACCCGCCGCAGCCACTACGAGCACCGTCTGGCCGTGGCCGGGAGCACGCGAGAAGCACTCGTGGATCACCTGGGTGCTTTCCTCAAAGGCGAGCCTCGCCCCGCGTTTTCGTACCGTGAAGCCTCCCTTCGCAGGCCGAAGGTGGTGTTCGTGTTCTCCGGACAGGGTTCCCAGTGGCCCCACATGGGCCGTGAACTCCTCCGTGCCTCACCGGTTTTCCGCAAGGCCCTCGAGGAATGTGATCGGGCCTTCCGGGCCCATGTCGACTGGTCTCTTCTAGAGCAGCTGGCCGCGGATGAGTCCTCGTCCCGGATGGCGGACATCGATGTGTTGCAGCCGGTGCTGTTCGCCGTCTCGGTGGCGCTTGCCGCGCAATGGCGCTCCTGGGGCATCGAGCCTGATGCCGTGGTGGGACACAGCATGGGGGAGGTGGCCGCCGCCTATGTCGCCGGTGTGCTCAGCCTGGAGGATGCCGCGAGGGTCATTTGTCTCCGGAGCGCGCTGCTCCGGCGAGTTCGCGGCCAGGGCACGATGGCGCTCGCGGAGATCTCCCTCGCCCAGGCGCGGACCGAGTTGAAGGGCTACGAGGATCGTCTCTCCATCGCGGCCAGCAACAGCCCAACGTCCACGGTGCTGGCAGGTGAGCCTCAGGCCTTGCAAGAGGTGATGGCCAACCTGCAGCGGCAGAACATCTTCTGCCGCAACGTCAAGGTCGACGTCGCCTCGCATTCTCCCCAGGTGGAGCCTCTGCTCGCCGAACTGCGAGCCTTGCTCAAGGAGCTTCGCCCCAAGGCGGCGAGCGTGCCCGTGTACTCCACGGTCACCGGCAAGCCGACGGATGGCACAGACTGGGATGCCGCCTATTGGCAGCGCAATCTCCGCGAGCCTGTCCTGTTCTCGCCTGTCATCGAGCAGCTCCTTTCCAACCAGCACCACGTCTTCCTGGAGCTGAGCCCTCATCCCATCTTGTTGCAGTCCGTCGAGCGGACCGCCCGTGCCGCCCAGCAGGCGGGCATCGTGCTGCCGTCCTTGCGGCGTGACGAGGCTGAGGTGGAGGTGATGCTGCAAGCGCTCGGCGCCCTGCACACCGCGGGTCACCCGATCGACTGGCGGGCGCATTATCCCGAGTCCCGCCAGAGCATTCCCTTGCCGGCCTACCCCTGGCAGCGCTCGCGGTTCTGGGTGGACTTGAAGCGGGCGGCGGACTTCCGTCCCACCGTCAGTCACTCGGAGCGTTCACGGCCAGCTGCGCGCGAACGCGCCCTGGAAGCGGATGCGGCACACCCCGATCATGCCGATGGAACCCCCTCGCGCTTCTACGATGACTCCGTGGAGCGTGAGCGGGTGATCAAGCCGGATGAGGTCTACCTGACCTTCGGTATCCTGCGGCAGCAGATCCCAGGCTTCTCTTGGATCATGAGCGTGTATGGCCTCTCGGAGCGCGAGGAGCATACCGAGGCGCTGCTCAACGCTCAGCGAGGGTTGCGCTCGGTGCTGTTCCGGGGCGTCGATTGGTCCTCGGTGCAAAAGGTGCTCGACTTCGGGTGCGGGTATGCCTCCGACCTGATCTCTCTCGGAAAGAAGCACCCGCACCTCACCCTGCACGGCTACACCATCTCCTCCGAGCAGGCCGCCATCGATGCGGAGCGAATCCACGCGCGCGGGCTCCAGGACCGCATCCGCGTCTTCGCGCGGGACAGCGCCAAGGATGAGTTCCCAGACCGCTATGATCTGATCTTCGGGTTCGAGGTTGTCACCCACATCGCCGACAAGGTGGCGTTGTTCTCGAACATCTCGCGGAATCTGCAGAACGGTGGGTTCCTGCTCCTCGCGGACTTCATCGCCAACAGCGTGTCGGCGATCAACGTCCAGGAGACCGCCTCGTACAACGTCAACGCCGAGGAGTGGGCGGAGCTGTTGTCCCGGCACAATCTGCGTGTGGTGGAGAGTGTCGATATCAGTCTGGAGGCCTCGCACTTCCTGGAGGACCCCGGGTTCGATGGCCACCTCGACATCGTTTCCAAGCGCTTCGGGCTCACCGAGTTGGTGCGGCGGAACTTCGATGCCATGCGCAACTTCGGCAAGGCGCTCGAGAAGGGGCTGATGAGCTATGCCCTGATCATCATCCAGAAGGATGACTTCGCCAACCGGCCGTACCTCAAGCGCGCCAACCGCGCGAAGTTGGGGGCCCTGACACCGCTCACGGCCTTCGAGGATGGAGGCGCATGGGCGGCTCCCTCAGAAGGGGCGGACCTCGAGAATGTGGCTCCCCACGCGCTGCGCGAGTGGGTGTACGAGGTGGCTTGGCCGGAAAAGAAGCACGCTCCCCGGCAAGAGGGAGCCTCCGCTCCTGGCCGGTGGTTGCTCCTCGCTGACCGTCACGGCTTGGGCGATGCCTTGGCCTCCCGGCTGCGGGAACAGGGAGAGTTCTGCACAGTGCTCTGGGCCGGAGGCGATGCTTCGGCCCCAGGCCAGCTCAGCGTCAACCCGGAGGATCCTGCGGATTGGCAGCGGGTGCTCAGCCAGCTCGAATCGGAAGGGCCCTTCCGGAATGTGGTGCACCTGTGGAGTCTGGACAGCGGAGGCAACGCGGCTCCCAGCGTGACCGTCCTGGACGAGACGCTGCGGCTTGGATGTGGAAGCCTGCCCTTGCTGGTGCAGCGCCTCTGTCGGGGCGCAGGCCAGACGGCAAAGCTGTGGCTGGTGACGCGGGGAGCTCAGGCCGTCGGCAAGGAGGCTGTCTCTGTTGCTCAGGCACCTCTGTGGGGCGCGGGCCGCGTGTTGGCCCTGGAGCACCCGGAGGTCTGGGGCGGTCTGGTGGATCTCTCTCCGGCTGCGGAGAAGGGTGAACTCGAAGCGCTGTGGCAGGAACTGCGGACGCCGGACGGGGAAGACCAGATCGCTTACCGCGGAGCCAAGCGGCACGTGGCCCGGTTGGTGCGCAGCGATGTGACCGCGGAGAGTCCCGTCACGTGGCGTGACGACGGGGCATATCTGATCACCGGCGGCCTGGGCGCGCTGGGCCTTCAGGTCGCCCGGTGGTTGGTGTCCAAGGGGGCCCGCCATCTGATCCTGGCAAGCCGCAGTGGGCTTCCCGATTCAGACCAGTGGAAGAGCTTGCCCAACGAGAGCCCCTTCCGCTCGCAGGTCCATGCGGTCCAGGAACTCCAGTCGATGGGGGCCTCGGTGCAGATCGTCCGCTGCGACGTCGGCGAGCAAGCCCAGGTGGCTTCGCTGATCGAAGGAATCCGCCAGGGACCTGTGCCCCTGGTGGGCATCTTCCATGCGGCGGGCGTCTCGACGCACCGGAGCTGGCAGGAGACCGATCCGGCGTTGTTCTCGTCGGTGTTCCGTCCGAAGGCGGCGGGTGCCTGGCTGTTGCACGAGTACACCCGGGACATGCCGCTCTCGTGCTTCGTCATGTTCTCGTCGGCTTCGGCCGTATGGGGCGCTCAGGGAATGGCCGCCTATGCCGCGGCGAACCACGCTCTCGACGCGCTGGCCCACTTGCGCCGGTCGCAAGGGCTCGCCGCGACGAGCATCAACTGGGGCCGGTGGACCGAAGGAGGCATGGCGGGCTCCGAGGAGGCGAAGCGGTTCTTCTCGCAAATTGGTCTCGAGGCCATGCCCACCGAAGCAGCGCTTGCCATGTTGGGGCGCCTCGCCGGTTCGAGGGCCGCTCAGCGGGTGGTGGCTTCCGTGGATTGGAGCCGCTTCAAGCCCCTTCAGGAGGCCAAGCGGCAGCGGCCCTTCCTGGAGAACATCAAGACGGCGCAGCCCGTGCAGAAGGAACCTGCTGGGGGTGCCCGTTCCGAGCTGTTGCTCCGCTTGGAGGAGGCCCCTTCGAGCAGGCGCCGCGCGATCTTGATGGAGCATGTGCGCGTGGAGGTGGCGCGTGTTCTGGGCGCCGAACCCTCCCGGCTGGAGCCGCAACAGGGATTCTTCCAGATGGGCATGAACTCACTCATGTCCATCGAGCTGAAGAAGCACCTGGAGACGAGCCTGAGGCATGGGCTCCCGTCCACGATTGCATTCGAGTACCCCACCGTCGATGCGATGACCGGCTTCCTGGCGAAAGAGGTGCCCGCGCTCTCGGCGCTCCTCTCGGCGCCCTCGGAAGAGGCCAGTCAGGACGCAGCCGTGGTGGACAGCGACATTCTTGATCTGTTGGGTGAAGCGGGCCGGCTTTCCGAGTCTGAGCTTAGCGATCTCGCCCATTCTTTCCCTGGAGACGGTTCACATGAGTGA